A genomic region of Lytechinus pictus isolate F3 Inbred chromosome 2, Lp3.0, whole genome shotgun sequence contains the following coding sequences:
- the LOC129276776 gene encoding Bardet-Biedl syndrome 10 protein homolog — protein MANQIPVNIQSSLAICSSLTSLIGKSFGPNAQLVMYTTSTGKVLLTSDGRSILGALHVSHPIGRWLIDRVVTFAHQTGNHTKSFIFIMNKMVEDISHQITTSLHGPDLRCKTVIREQVIQLVRALNVVKQDIFPEKVLPALMAKSQCFSAFDFKALKTFGENLIHTYLQGRVSLRQSNFMSKLLWKFIYGYAGSTEASILSIKEAVLALQDNFHVASVKVVGLPVESSSIRKGIILSRCFVNKDLKERKCGVEKKSIIIFGSDISKTAVEADATISARTVQALVHNMQHTRLQMMRIVNLLQDNNIDVVLCSECLSATLLSLLHHASITVIQALPVEELQRLSHFTGINILYEMPREFDDSCIGIAEEVQEVTLGNHRYSQIVMRDGPVGGQLVLCAPSEGMCMVLSHASMGAITCVKMWLDGDDDIIARSVGTEYLWSKDQSYSAASKVEPSEICMKPKQRKASQSVCNGSIMECENKGEMQTGYLISGGGAAEIIARDILTQNLPVHKDNYHLYTAIRIISNALLCIPERIHRNSFAAQSKDSRSFIKIINDMQSMCRDQRCEAWGIDGQTGEPSCTFNRGVVEVLRGKFLLWINVIEAVIELLNMDTIIPVQGNLRGTGNEDDKFNIPI, from the coding sequence ACCAGTCTCATTGGGAAGTCTTTTGGGCCAAATGCTCAGCTAGTGATGTACACCACCTCCACAGGAAAGGTTTTGCTGACAAGTGATGGGAGATCAATTCTTGGAGCTCTGCATGTGTCTCATCCCATTGGTCGTTGGCTGATTGATAGAGTCGTAACTTTTGCTCACCAAACAGGGAACCACACaaagtcatttatttttattatgaataaaatggtGGAGGATATTTCCCATCAGATAACCACTTCTTTGCATGGTCCGGATCTGAGATGCAAAACCGTTATAAGAGAACAAGTCATACAACTTGTCCGAGCACTCAATGTTGTAAAGCAGGATATCTTCCCAGAGAAGGTCCTACCTGCTCTAATGGCAAAATCTCAGTGTTTTTCAGCTTTTGACTTTAAGGCATTAAAAACATTTGGGGAAAATTTGATACACACATATCTACAAGGCAGAGTAAGCTTGAGACAGTCAAATTTCATGTCGAAATTACTTTGGAAATTCATTTATGGATATGCAGGGAGTACTGAAGCATCTATATTGTCTATAAAGGAGGCTGTGCTTGCCTTACAGGATAACTTCCATGTAGCTTCTGTCAAAGTCGTGGGTTTACCAGTGGAGTCTTCGAGCATAAGAAAGGGAATAATCCTTAGCAGATGTTTTGTCAACAAAGATTTGAAGGAGAGAAAATGTGGAGTTGAAAAGAAGAGCATCATAATATTTGGATCTGATATTTCTAAGACTGCTGTAGAAGCAGATGCCACAATATCAGCAAGGACAGTGCAAGCTCTTGTTCACAACATGCAACACACAAGACTTCAGATGATGAGAATTGTCAATCTACTGCAAGATAATAACATTGATGTTGTCTTATGTTCAGAATGTCTTTCTGCTACCCTCTTATCTCTTCTTCACCATGCATCTATAACAGTCATCCAAGCATTACCTGTGGAGGAGCTGCAAAGACTAAGCCATTTTACTGGGATCAACATCCTATACGAAATGCCCAGGGAGTTTGATGATTCCTGCATTGGGATTGCAGAAGAAGTTCAGGAAGTCACACTTGGTAATCATCGTTACAGCCAAATTGTGATGAGAGATGGACCAGTGGGAGGTCAGCTTGTTCTATGTGCCCCAAGTGAAGGTATGTGTATGGTGCTGTCTCATGCTTCCATGGGTGCAATAACGTGTGTCAAGATGTGGcttgatggagatgatgatataATTGCAAGGTCAGTTGGGACTGAATACTTATGGTCCAAAGACCAATCTTACAGTGCAGCTTCCAAAGTTGAACCTTCTGAGATCTGTATGAAGCCCAAGCAGAGAAAAGCATCTCAATCAGTGTGTAATGGAAGCATTATGGAATGTGAAAACAAAGGTGAGATGCAAACAGGATATCTAATATCTGGAGGTGGTGCTGCAGAGATCATTGCAAGAGACATACTCACTCAGAATCTTCCTGTGCACAAAGATAACTACCACCTGTACACTGCCATCAGAATTATATCTAATGCCCTGCTATGTATACCTGAAAGAATCCATCGGAACTCGTTTGCTGCACAATCCAAGGACAGTCGCTCATTTATCAAGATTATCAACGACATGCAGAGCATGTGCAGGGACCAACGCTGTGAAGCATGGGGCATCGATGGGCAAACTGGAGAGCCAAGTTGCACATTCAATAGAGGTGTTGTAGAGGTACTTAGGGGAAAATTTTTGCTGTGGATCAATGTCATTGAGGCTGTCATTGAACTTCTCAACATGGATACCATAATTCCAGTGCAGGGGAACTTGAGAGGAACTGGGAATGAAGATGATAAGTTTAATATACCAATATGA
- the LOC129254254 gene encoding mitochondrial inner membrane protein OXA1L-like, with amino-acid sequence MAAQVLNKRASFLVIARCFHRQETLAHPLHTVKLYSTHICRHRIQRLHRVVGCNTSSLIAGRRLGIVSIPDLVTGRRWNSTETVVTESLTQLGSTAGLEKITDPASVGSIASTAQDILQPVGEVPFSELGLGGYTPIGLLQSGLEMLHVSAGLPWWASIIVGTLIVRTCVFPLMLRNQKYTIRLNNCMPTFQRLSKEMNDAKACGDQFEMTRKSMELQQFMKKNDVNPLKSFAGILLQAPIFISFFIGLRRMATLPVESMQTGGLWWFTDLTTSDPYYALPVIASLSMFVVMELGGEAGVSNAQAQKMRNVLRVMPFVILPFIASLPKAVFCYWLTSNLFSVFQVGLLRLPAVRQALDIPEKIQHDPKDLPKKEGFFKGIKKGFENAQTNYDVEQNQKLHLKKLKEAGTGPVPQTFTFDPTRQQSSSSHQAPPKQIRKKVR; translated from the exons ATGGCAGCGCAGGTGTTGAACAAACGTGCCTCATTTCTCGTGATAGCTAGATGTTTCCATCGCCAGGAGACG CTTGCTCATCCATTGCACACAGTAAAGCTATACAGCACACATATCTGTAGACACAGAATTCAGAGACTACACAGAGTAGTAGGGTGTAATACATCATCTCTGATAGCTGGAAGGAGACTTGGTATAGTCTCAATACCAGACCTAGTTACAGGGAGAAGATGGAACAGTACAGAGACAGTTGTCACAGAATCTCTAACTCAG CTTGGAAGTACAGCTGGTTTAGAGAAGATTACTGATCCAGCCTCTGTTGGATCTATAGCAAGCACAGCGCAAGATATCCTTCAGCCTGTTGGTGAAGTACCTTTCAGTGAGCTAGGTCTAGGAGGCTATACACCTATTGGTTTACTTCAGTCAGGATTAGAAATGTTACATGTATCAGCTGGTCTGCCATGGTGGGCTTCTATAATAGTAG GAACTCTAATAGTGAGAACATGTGTATTCCCACTCATGTTAAGGAATCAGAAATATACTATCAGACTCAATAACTGTATGCCAACTTTCCAGAGGTTATCAAAGGAGATGAATGATGCAAAAGCCTGTGGAGATCAGTTTGAGA tGACAAGAAAGAGTATGGAATTGCAGCAATTCATGAAGAAGAATGATGTAAATCCTCTCAAGAGTTTTGCTGGTATCCTTCTTCAG GCACccatctttatttctttcttcattgGATTACGTCGAATGGCAACCCTCCCTGTGGAGAGCATGCAGACAGGAGGTCTATGGTGGTTTACCGATCTAACCACAAGCGATCCATACTATGCACTACCAGTCATTGCGAGTCTGTCAATGTTTGTTGTCATGGAG CTAGGAGGAGAGGCTGGTGTAAGTAATGCTCAAGCTCAGAAGATGAGGAATGTTCTTAGAGTGATGCCTTTTGTCATCCTTCCTTTCATTGCTTCACTTCCAAAG GCGGTCTTTTGTTACTGGTTGACGTCCAACCTCTTCTCAGTATTTCAAGTTGGTCTCTTGAGGTTGCCAGCAGTAAGACAAGCCCTTGACATCCCAGAGAAGATTCAACATGATCCAAAGGATCTACCAAAGAAAGAGGGATTCttcaaaggaataaaaaaag GTTTTGAGAATGCTCAGACAAACTACGATGTAGAGCAAAATCAGAAGCTACATCTGAAGAAGCTGAAGGAAGCAGGAACTGGCCCTGTACCCCAGACATTCACCTTTGACCCCACTAGGCAGCAATCAAGCTCCAGTCACCAAGCACCTCCCAAACAGATTAGAAAGAAAGTACGATGA